From Deferribacter autotrophicus, the proteins below share one genomic window:
- a CDS encoding type II secretion system protein, with the protein MKKNGFTLIELIVALTIFLIAFLGLIPLLIKQVDANKMNHLRNVAVNIAQEKIDSLSVIDFNSLANSMDNVSVDNNVYQVTTDVIDLNTYQKQINVTVSWKYKSKDYRVSMSLVRSN; encoded by the coding sequence ATGAAAAAAAATGGATTTACTTTAATAGAACTAATTGTAGCTCTCACAATTTTCTTGATTGCTTTTCTCGGTTTAATTCCGCTTTTGATTAAACAAGTTGATGCTAATAAGATGAATCATCTTAGAAATGTAGCTGTGAATATCGCACAGGAAAAAATAGATAGTTTATCAGTTATAGATTTCAACAGTCTTGCTAATAGCATGGACAATGTTTCTGTTGATAATAATGTGTATCAGGTAACAACAGATGTGATTGATTTAAACACTTATCAGAAACAAATTAATGTAACTGTCAGTTGGAAATATAAATCGAAAGATTACAGGGTAAGTATGAGTTTGGTTAGGAGCAATTAG
- the istA gene encoding IS21 family transposase produces the protein MYYTVKTLLSQGKNISEISRELGIDRKTVRKIRDKVKDGKVETPKFSRVSVLEAYKEEIIEYLSEGLTAVLIHQKLTRDHDLSVSYSCVKKYVRKLKGPDGIYVPLISPPGEEAQVDFGYIGYFYDKSVKKKVKCWIFCMVLSHSRYKYYEIVRSQDVETFLRCHINAFEYFGGIPRVIKIDNLKSGVLKANFYEPVIQKEYAAMLEYYGSSSFACKVRYPQEKGKVESGIKYVKNNFFKSIKERDLDKVKIILRDWQENICNKKIHGTTRKVPYEQFMEKEKSCLLSIPGKRYEVYEVSERIVNRYSHITYKYNYYSVPYKYVGSKVNIRSNGSILKIYNEKFEEIAVHTVSKLTGEFITNKAHNPKLTQSDYKRKSLEIGLNTLEFYERLKGEKPRHYHRMMQGIFSLLKVYDREIIDLACKRANKHNSISYLSVKKICESGIYSISEPEESVKCSGYGHNLQIYDEILNGRIN, from the coding sequence ATGTATTACACAGTAAAGACCTTACTATCACAAGGCAAAAATATTTCTGAAATATCCAGGGAACTGGGTATTGACCGTAAGACAGTCCGTAAGATAAGGGACAAAGTGAAAGACGGTAAAGTAGAAACACCCAAATTTTCAAGAGTAAGTGTTTTAGAGGCTTACAAAGAAGAAATAATTGAATACCTCTCAGAAGGTTTAACAGCAGTATTAATCCATCAGAAACTAACAAGAGACCATGATTTATCCGTAAGCTACAGTTGTGTGAAAAAGTATGTTAGGAAATTAAAAGGCCCCGATGGAATTTATGTCCCTTTAATTTCCCCACCAGGCGAAGAAGCCCAAGTAGATTTCGGTTACATAGGTTATTTTTATGATAAGTCAGTTAAGAAAAAAGTAAAGTGCTGGATATTCTGCATGGTGCTATCTCATAGCAGATATAAATATTATGAGATAGTTAGAAGTCAGGACGTAGAAACTTTTTTAAGATGCCACATTAATGCATTTGAATATTTTGGAGGAATTCCAAGAGTAATCAAGATAGACAACTTAAAATCTGGAGTATTGAAAGCAAATTTTTATGAACCTGTAATTCAGAAAGAGTATGCTGCAATGCTTGAGTATTACGGCAGCAGTTCTTTTGCCTGTAAGGTCAGATATCCGCAGGAAAAAGGGAAAGTAGAAAGCGGAATTAAATATGTTAAGAATAACTTCTTCAAATCTATCAAAGAAAGAGATTTAGATAAAGTAAAAATTATTTTAAGAGATTGGCAGGAAAATATTTGCAATAAGAAAATCCACGGCACAACTAGAAAAGTTCCATATGAACAATTTATGGAAAAAGAGAAATCCTGTCTATTAAGCATTCCAGGTAAGAGATATGAGGTTTATGAAGTTTCAGAAAGAATTGTAAACAGATATTCTCATATCACTTACAAGTACAATTATTATTCCGTGCCTTATAAATATGTGGGTAGTAAGGTAAATATTCGCAGTAATGGCAGCATACTGAAAATCTACAATGAAAAATTTGAGGAAATAGCGGTTCACACAGTATCTAAATTAACTGGAGAATTTATAACAAATAAAGCCCATAATCCGAAATTGACACAAAGTGACTATAAAAGAAAATCTCTTGAAATAGGCCTTAACACTTTAGAATTTTATGAAAGGTTAAAGGGAGAAAAACCTCGTCATTATCACAGAATGATGCAGGGAATATTCAGTCTTTTAAAAGTTTATGACAGAGAAATAATCGATTTGGCTTGCAAGAGAGCTAATAAGCACAATTCAATAAGTTATTTATCGGTTAAAAAAATATGTGAATCAGGGATATATTCTATTTCTGAACCTGAGGAATCAGTAAAATGTTCAGGGTATGGTCATAATTTGCAAATCTATGATGAGATATTAAATGGGAGGATCAATTAA
- a CDS encoding tyrosine-type recombinase/integrase yields the protein MSNKYKSRIIYLEADEIHKLIAYLKLSGGEEVYIKTLIAIETGWRRGDINKLTVKDIDFVNKIITTTIRKNGDKLDSKPITEFTLNEIKEYITKNDITDRLFKTRNNSKALKTATINAGIDKKVTMHVFRHTLATLLALSKNFYQKEIQEYMNHSKPEIINNYIKIAQAKFDNKIDSFKKSLFQPLLKSNNNE from the coding sequence ATGTCAAATAAATATAAATCTCGTATAATTTATTTAGAAGCAGATGAAATACATAAGTTAATTGCATACTTAAAATTGTCTGGGGGTGAAGAAGTTTATATCAAGACACTCATAGCTATTGAGACAGGATGGCGTAGAGGTGATATCAATAAATTAACGGTTAAAGACATTGATTTTGTAAATAAGATTATAACAACAACAATACGCAAAAATGGTGACAAACTGGATTCTAAACCGATTACAGAATTTACTTTAAATGAAATAAAAGAATACATTACAAAAAATGATATAACAGATCGATTGTTTAAAACCAGAAACAACTCAAAGGCGTTAAAAACTGCAACAATAAATGCTGGAATTGATAAAAAAGTTACAATGCACGTTTTTAGACATACGTTAGCTACTTTATTAGCTCTAAGTAAAAATTTTTACCAAAAAGAAATTCAAGAATATATGAATCATAGCAAACCTGAGATTATTAATAATTATATTAAGATAGCTCAGGCAAAATTTGATAATAAAATAGATAGCTTTAAAAAAAGTTTATTTCAGCCATTGCTTAAATCCAATAATAATGAATAG
- a CDS encoding PilC/PilY family type IV pilus protein — translation MRRVKILNFVVLFFIFVVFSFNTLAGQKTFSKGSIIIPMDPCWQPNNDPNIDSTYAPAGVCDADKNDAGLFQAYGLVYELLQSGVPIYWVINPTKKLRNEIDFTIDGVSTAPVKKINDDSLIDPPARVIDNVTLNAHVIDYRGGPFVIDYKDITPTVIDIINKYTNVKKHEALVNFTAPVEKVLANLPPRIAVLGQGATNVLIDYLMASGLGYKTNLVYDVLTIDDIINGKLDDYQLFWAPHWIIEKEIPDATRRANVLSKLRSFVKSGKSAFLECASIESIEGSPSGGVNNETQQYGGWLTSDNYTISRIETNMGSMDINYMAFEDPAFYLNQCAGWDFEALGGHVHNFRPDQSKNYSYNNSVVRFIHDIDGAYNGYNPGFDYFVGGRINGSPTQGYVAYLAGHKYIECQGANNGSQILEVDLKFDNALNNNDNITFTVNYNTSQSVTAWYVVNGGYGNADNGELKIILDDATLKKNNELKTIYIKNDSVSKVNIDSLVVHINTSGLKLDIKDVNQISGNKDLCKDLTSNIPNYTYSCSTNITLDSSATSGEISTCNVNWSQKNKSKSNTCGIRYVLNTVLGLQFTVISKEYVTSSPIIDSGIMYIGSFEFPAHRGHLKAFDLTDNETYLLWDAANSIPLAGTTGNLYAPSKDNGYRYIFTNDGSNKISFDLNNTLALLNKLNVTTENEAKVLINTVRGRFGASLTNINGTGEITYKLWGIHNSTPAVVGGTPLIPGEEHRDKIIYAGADDGMLHAFYGGSWDAANNKYTAGNGKEIWAFIPSSLLPYLKDQPFNDNNRDAVVSVDGAPAVGDFFVDIDGDGVKEWRTILVGTAMVKSLNQGIIFALDITDPYNPKVLWEKMYPAENMGNSKGVAIGSLNIGNKIVNYVFLTSNFKDKILDNGTGNVNGSYGINAFALDLLTGDIKWKFESLYTGDAVNVNETPAIPSLMDLDNNGNIDYVVFGDMAGRLWVLDAQTGRSIIVDNDEDVPAYVVPNGANEPIGSGVAIYNNTVIFGTGGAEFASNTLNYHLYAVEISRTSAKLLWEYELGVGEKIWVSPTVDKYGNIYFGTGIGYSKQKKPDELETTVGRIVILDKKGNLLKSIDTEGAELGNIDVDSGIAVAVSFTGNVYKMGSANQNANNTGSGKLLVKVYSWRIR, via the coding sequence ATGAGAAGAGTTAAGATATTAAATTTTGTCGTTTTATTTTTTATATTTGTTGTTTTTTCTTTTAATACTTTGGCTGGGCAGAAAACTTTTTCAAAAGGTTCTATAATTATTCCTATGGATCCTTGCTGGCAACCTAATAATGACCCGAATATAGATTCAACTTATGCGCCTGCTGGAGTTTGCGATGCAGATAAAAACGATGCTGGCCTTTTTCAAGCTTATGGTTTGGTTTATGAACTATTACAAAGTGGAGTGCCTATTTACTGGGTTATAAATCCTACTAAAAAACTTCGGAATGAAATTGATTTTACAATAGATGGTGTTAGCACAGCTCCTGTTAAAAAGATAAACGATGACAGTTTGATAGATCCACCTGCCAGGGTAATAGATAATGTTACGTTGAATGCTCATGTAATCGATTATAGAGGAGGTCCTTTTGTTATCGATTATAAAGATATTACACCGACAGTTATAGATATAATAAACAAATATACAAATGTAAAAAAACATGAAGCACTGGTAAATTTTACAGCTCCAGTTGAAAAAGTGCTTGCAAATTTACCTCCAAGAATTGCGGTACTTGGCCAGGGGGCAACCAATGTTTTAATAGATTATCTAATGGCTTCGGGATTGGGTTATAAAACAAATCTTGTTTATGACGTTTTGACGATAGATGATATTATTAATGGCAAGCTTGATGATTATCAGTTGTTTTGGGCACCTCACTGGATAATAGAAAAAGAAATTCCTGATGCTACACGCAGAGCTAATGTTTTATCAAAATTAAGATCATTTGTTAAAAGTGGTAAATCTGCATTTTTGGAGTGTGCTTCAATAGAAAGTATAGAAGGATCACCAAGTGGTGGAGTTAATAATGAAACTCAGCAATATGGTGGATGGTTGACTTCGGATAATTACACCATAAGCCGGATAGAAACTAATATGGGTAGCATGGATATAAATTATATGGCTTTTGAAGATCCTGCTTTCTATTTGAATCAATGTGCAGGTTGGGATTTTGAAGCTTTGGGTGGACATGTTCACAATTTCAGACCAGATCAGTCCAAAAATTATAGTTATAACAACTCTGTAGTTAGATTCATTCATGATATTGATGGTGCTTACAATGGTTATAACCCTGGTTTTGATTATTTTGTTGGTGGTAGAATTAATGGAAGTCCTACTCAAGGATATGTTGCATATCTGGCTGGACATAAATATATTGAATGTCAAGGGGCAAATAATGGTTCTCAAATTTTAGAAGTTGATTTAAAATTTGATAATGCTTTAAATAATAATGATAATATAACTTTCACTGTTAATTATAATACTTCTCAATCCGTAACTGCTTGGTATGTGGTTAATGGTGGTTATGGTAATGCTGATAATGGTGAGTTAAAGATAATTTTGGATGATGCAACTTTAAAGAAAAACAATGAACTTAAAACAATTTATATTAAAAATGATAGTGTAAGCAAAGTAAATATCGATTCTTTAGTAGTTCATATCAATACCAGTGGATTAAAATTAGACATCAAAGATGTAAATCAAATTTCTGGGAATAAAGATTTGTGCAAAGATTTGACTTCAAACATTCCTAATTATACTTACAGTTGTTCTACAAATATCACTTTGGATAGTTCTGCCACTTCGGGAGAAATTAGCACATGCAATGTGAATTGGTCTCAGAAAAATAAAAGTAAATCAAATACCTGTGGAATAAGATATGTTTTGAACACTGTTCTGGGGTTGCAGTTTACAGTAATTTCTAAAGAGTATGTTACTTCATCTCCCATAATAGATAGTGGGATAATGTATATAGGTTCTTTTGAATTTCCTGCACACAGGGGGCATCTTAAGGCTTTTGATTTGACAGATAATGAAACGTATTTGCTTTGGGACGCTGCAAACAGTATACCATTAGCTGGAACAACAGGTAATCTTTATGCTCCATCAAAAGATAACGGCTATCGATACATTTTTACAAACGATGGTAGCAATAAAATCAGTTTTGATTTGAACAATACCTTGGCGTTGTTAAACAAGCTTAATGTTACAACAGAAAATGAGGCAAAAGTCCTTATAAACACCGTGAGAGGCAGATTTGGTGCTTCTTTAACGAATATTAATGGTACTGGAGAGATAACTTACAAGTTGTGGGGGATTCACAACTCAACCCCTGCAGTTGTTGGTGGCACACCACTAATCCCAGGTGAGGAACATCGGGATAAAATTATTTATGCTGGTGCTGATGATGGTATGTTGCATGCTTTTTACGGAGGATCCTGGGATGCTGCAAATAATAAATATACCGCAGGTAATGGTAAAGAAATATGGGCATTTATACCTTCATCATTACTTCCGTATCTGAAGGATCAACCATTCAATGACAACAACAGGGATGCTGTTGTTAGCGTTGATGGAGCACCTGCGGTTGGAGATTTTTTTGTGGACATTGATGGCGATGGTGTAAAAGAATGGCGAACGATCTTGGTTGGAACAGCAATGGTTAAATCGTTAAATCAAGGAATAATTTTTGCTCTTGACATAACAGATCCTTACAATCCTAAGGTTTTATGGGAAAAAATGTATCCGGCAGAAAACATGGGCAATTCAAAGGGGGTTGCCATTGGTTCTTTGAATATTGGTAATAAGATTGTGAACTATGTATTTTTAACCTCAAATTTCAAGGATAAGATTCTGGATAATGGGACAGGTAATGTGAACGGTAGTTATGGCATCAATGCTTTTGCTTTAGATTTATTAACAGGGGATATTAAATGGAAATTTGAAAGTTTATATACAGGTGATGCAGTTAATGTAAATGAAACGCCAGCTATCCCATCATTGATGGATTTAGATAACAATGGAAATATTGATTATGTTGTTTTTGGTGATATGGCTGGTAGACTATGGGTATTGGACGCACAAACTGGAAGATCGATAATTGTTGATAATGATGAGGATGTGCCAGCTTATGTCGTGCCAAATGGGGCAAATGAACCAATAGGTTCAGGTGTAGCGATTTATAATAACACTGTAATATTTGGCACAGGTGGAGCTGAGTTTGCTTCAAATACATTAAACTATCATCTATATGCTGTAGAAATAAGTAGAACTTCAGCAAAATTGTTATGGGAATATGAGCTTGGTGTAGGAGAAAAAATATGGGTGTCACCTACTGTTGACAAATACGGAAATATCTATTTTGGTACTGGTATTGGTTATTCTAAACAGAAAAAACCTGATGAATTGGAAACAACCGTTGGAAGAATAGTTATTTTAGATAAAAAGGGTAATCTTTTAAAGTCCATTGATACTGAAGGTGCTGAACTTGGTAACATCGATGTTGATTCTGGAATAGCTGTGGCTGTTTCATTTACTGGTAATGTATATAAAATGGGCAGTGCTAATCAAAATGCTAATAATACTGGATCTGGTAAGCTTCTTGTGAAAGTGTATTCATGGAGAATTAGATAG
- a CDS encoding PilW family protein — MNKSGYSLIEFLITIFLFGIIGSIVFAFYINFQNKSINEITNSDLYERANRIMLYLTKEIRTAGFMVSSIPKYSDNSKLIIEGKTYDYSIVPENFSGNNGSDNITIVKAVSNLPEIHVVQNYKSNSNIILVDNDFGNFFKIDSSKNHLIFENHKVVYKITNITGKTITLQRLLKEKVPKNTAVLGVRALKFYVDDGALKLNDFNEISIIDDSIDGLQFQYILEDGSIVNNPSGSTIEKIRAIKVFLLVRAQRIYKNYKDSKSYILADTVYGPFNDSYKRVYLENVIEVKNYAYE, encoded by the coding sequence GTGAATAAAAGTGGATATAGCCTAATTGAATTTCTAATTACGATATTTTTATTTGGGATTATTGGGTCCATTGTTTTTGCATTTTATATAAATTTTCAAAATAAAAGTATCAATGAGATTACAAACTCCGATTTATATGAAAGGGCAAATAGAATAATGCTTTATTTGACCAAAGAAATACGTACTGCTGGTTTTATGGTATCTTCTATTCCCAAATATTCTGATAACAGCAAATTAATTATAGAAGGTAAAACTTATGATTATTCTATTGTGCCTGAAAATTTTAGTGGTAATAACGGTAGTGATAATATAACTATTGTAAAGGCAGTATCAAATTTACCTGAAATACATGTTGTCCAAAATTATAAATCCAACAGTAATATTATACTTGTGGATAACGATTTTGGAAATTTTTTTAAAATAGACTCAAGTAAAAACCATCTAATATTTGAAAATCATAAAGTGGTTTATAAAATAACAAATATTACAGGTAAGACCATTACCTTGCAGCGACTCCTAAAAGAAAAGGTACCTAAGAATACAGCTGTTTTAGGAGTTAGGGCATTAAAATTTTATGTAGATGATGGAGCATTAAAACTTAACGATTTTAATGAAATATCTATTATCGACGATTCTATTGATGGCTTGCAGTTTCAATATATTTTGGAAGATGGAAGCATTGTAAACAATCCTTCAGGTTCAACTATAGAAAAGATAAGAGCTATAAAGGTTTTTTTACTTGTTAGAGCTCAGAGAATTTACAAAAACTATAAGGATAGCAAATCTTATATTTTAGCTGATACTGTTTATGGTCCATTTAACGATTCTTATAAGAGAGTTTATTTAGAAAATGTTATTGAGGTTAAAAATTATGCGTATGAATAA
- a CDS encoding type II toxin-antitoxin system PemK/MazF family toxin, producing MVKRYVPEKGDIVHLDFNPTLGHEQKGKRYAVVVSHSYFNLKTGMSFVIPITSKIKNYPTHVIIEEGKINGAAMVDQMRSIDYKARNTQFVQKLSDSKMEEILDIIESIVFTEE from the coding sequence ATGGTAAAAAGATATGTTCCTGAAAAAGGTGATATCGTTCACCTTGATTTTAATCCTACCTTAGGGCATGAACAAAAGGGAAAAAGATATGCTGTTGTGGTCAGCCATTCTTATTTTAACTTAAAAACAGGGATGAGTTTTGTGATACCGATTACTTCAAAAATTAAGAATTATCCAACTCATGTTATTATTGAGGAAGGCAAGATAAATGGAGCTGCAATGGTGGATCAAATGAGAAGTATAGATTACAAAGCAAGAAATACACAGTTTGTACAAAAGCTATCCGACAGCAAAATGGAAGAAATCTTAGACATAATCGAATCAATAGTTTTTACGGAAGAATAG
- a CDS encoding ATP-binding protein produces MLNFLTERFVLLLTSLNIQYKRYFFHEIDFNDKLIGILGARGVGKTTFLLQYLKEIDIPLNKKLYISADSIEMSNLSLFELAKEFAAKGGKVLAIDEIHKYSDFAGHLKEIYDLLDIKVLFSGLSALRLEHAKADLSRRAVLYRINGLSFREFLELKTGKQFRSFSLKDVLENHMEIAYEILKSIKPLEYFKEYLQYGFYPFYFENPNTYYKKLEETINVVIESDLPLLFKIDPKNIVKLKKLVKLICFSKPYELNLSKLAQKIEINRHTLYRYIEYLNSGNILTSLKPKVKGDAIFTKPEKIYLNNTNLNYCYCKEQKIGTIRETFVVSQLRNFYDLSYPKKGDILINNQYLVEIGGKNKDFSQIEGSGYLFVDDIEVGYGRKVPLWLIGFLY; encoded by the coding sequence ATGTTAAATTTTCTTACAGAACGATTTGTATTATTACTTACCAGTTTAAACATTCAATACAAACGGTATTTTTTTCATGAAATTGATTTTAATGATAAGTTAATCGGTATTTTAGGTGCAAGAGGGGTAGGGAAAACCACTTTTCTTTTACAATATTTAAAAGAGATTGATATCCCTCTGAATAAAAAACTTTACATTTCTGCCGATTCGATAGAGATGAGTAATTTGTCGTTATTTGAGCTGGCAAAAGAGTTTGCAGCAAAAGGTGGTAAGGTCTTAGCAATAGATGAAATTCATAAATATTCCGATTTTGCCGGGCATTTAAAAGAAATTTATGATCTTCTTGATATAAAAGTTCTTTTTTCAGGTTTAAGTGCTTTGAGGTTAGAACATGCAAAAGCTGATTTGAGCAGACGGGCAGTTCTATACAGAATAAACGGACTATCATTTAGAGAATTTTTGGAATTAAAAACGGGTAAACAATTTAGAAGCTTTTCATTAAAAGATGTTTTAGAAAATCATATGGAAATTGCATATGAAATATTGAAGTCTATAAAGCCGTTGGAATACTTTAAAGAGTATTTACAGTATGGATTTTATCCCTTTTATTTTGAAAATCCTAACACATATTATAAAAAGTTGGAAGAAACAATAAATGTAGTTATAGAATCTGATTTGCCGCTACTGTTTAAGATCGATCCTAAAAATATCGTCAAGCTCAAAAAACTTGTTAAATTAATCTGTTTTTCAAAACCTTATGAGCTTAACCTTTCAAAGCTTGCACAGAAAATTGAAATTAATAGACACACCTTATACCGTTATATTGAATATTTAAATTCTGGCAACATTCTGACGTCATTAAAACCAAAAGTAAAGGGTGATGCTATTTTTACAAAACCTGAAAAAATATATCTGAACAATACAAACTTAAACTACTGTTATTGCAAAGAACAAAAAATTGGTACAATCAGAGAAACTTTTGTGGTTTCACAATTAAGGAATTTCTATGATTTAAGCTATCCTAAAAAAGGAGATATACTGATAAATAATCAATATCTGGTTGAAATTGGCGGTAAGAATAAGGATTTTTCACAAATTGAGGGTAGTGGCTACCTTTTTGTTGATGATATTGAAGTGGGATACGGTAGAAAAGTTCCTTTATGGTTGATCGGATTTTTGTATTAA
- a CDS encoding pilus assembly FimT family protein, which yields MNKKGFTLIEMVVLLSIISILFGIAIYSYKTINRKYSIKQEVYKLYDDLKYIQTLAVNLGAHSVVNGKLIEKMVYVVFDEDQNSYFAYKWEDFDNDKDFDSNEIELLLSNKLKNKVTFSKLSGVNKSACYNNGTSPSKDVSFNIIDHIPCNGKSCLEMDDYGFAINNGSIYLSDGFESYAISVSKAGNFRICRWDDKLKQWQFYY from the coding sequence GTGAATAAAAAAGGGTTTACCTTAATAGAAATGGTTGTTTTGTTGTCGATTATCTCTATTTTATTTGGAATAGCTATATATTCATACAAAACTATTAATCGTAAATATTCAATAAAACAAGAGGTTTATAAACTCTATGATGATTTAAAATATATTCAAACTCTTGCGGTAAATTTGGGTGCTCATAGTGTTGTAAATGGTAAATTGATAGAAAAGATGGTGTATGTTGTTTTTGATGAAGATCAAAATTCATATTTTGCCTATAAATGGGAAGATTTTGACAATGATAAAGATTTTGATAGCAATGAAATTGAACTTTTGCTATCCAATAAACTGAAGAACAAAGTAACTTTTTCAAAGTTGTCTGGTGTCAACAAATCTGCCTGTTACAATAATGGAACTTCTCCTTCAAAAGATGTTTCTTTTAATATTATAGATCATATCCCTTGTAATGGAAAATCTTGTTTGGAAATGGATGATTATGGGTTTGCTATCAATAATGGTTCGATTTATTTGTCAGATGGTTTTGAAAGCTATGCAATATCAGTGAGCAAGGCTGGGAATTTTAGGATCTGTCGTTGGGATGATAAATTGAAACAATGGCAGTTTTATTATTGA
- the istB gene encoding IS21-like element helper ATPase IstB has product MQEIINKLKNFKLSGMVKSLESRNQYAIENQLSYLDFLSLLLEDEESNRQSNSFKKRYSKSKLDSSKTLMEYDFSYQPKLNKKEILDLSSCRFIQEKKNIIFMGNPGVDKTHLANAIGLEALKKGYKVLFIHSNDMVNKLISSKGDGSYFTLLKELLSVDLLIIDEVGFKKIALNYVDEFFVIIRRRYESKSIIITTNRNFEEWGNIFGDVVLASAIIDRLVHHSYIFKIEGNSYRIKDLQTVKNSKI; this is encoded by the coding sequence ATGCAAGAAATTATAAATAAATTAAAGAATTTTAAGTTATCCGGTATGGTTAAATCTTTAGAATCCAGGAATCAATATGCCATAGAGAATCAATTAAGCTATCTTGATTTTCTTTCACTCCTTCTTGAAGATGAAGAATCAAACAGACAGAGCAACTCATTTAAAAAAAGATACTCTAAATCAAAGCTGGATTCTTCTAAGACTCTTATGGAATATGACTTTAGTTATCAGCCTAAATTGAATAAAAAAGAAATACTTGATTTAAGCAGTTGCAGGTTTATTCAAGAGAAGAAGAATATAATCTTTATGGGCAATCCTGGAGTAGACAAAACTCATCTTGCTAATGCGATAGGTTTGGAGGCTTTAAAAAAAGGATACAAGGTCTTATTTATACATTCTAATGATATGGTTAATAAACTTATATCTTCAAAAGGTGACGGTAGTTATTTTACTTTGCTCAAAGAATTATTAAGTGTGGATTTGTTGATCATTGATGAGGTTGGTTTTAAGAAAATAGCCCTTAATTATGTAGATGAATTCTTTGTAATAATTAGACGAAGGTATGAAAGCAAATCAATCATAATCACAACTAACAGGAACTTTGAAGAATGGGGCAACATATTTGGTGATGTTGTATTGGCTTCTGCTATTATAGACAGGCTTGTACATCATTCTTACATTTTTAAAATTGAAGGTAATAGTTATAGAATTAAAGATTTACAAACTGTTAAAAATAGTAAAATATAA
- a CDS encoding AbrB/MazE/SpoVT family DNA-binding domain-containing protein encodes MAIIQKWGNSQGIRIPKRYLRKIGLDVGDTIEIEIKGNNLILKPVKFSKKPKINIYDLFEKDKDYQTEEYDWQKPQGKEVW; translated from the coding sequence ATGGCAATAATCCAAAAATGGGGAAATTCTCAAGGAATCAGAATACCTAAAAGATATTTAAGAAAAATCGGGCTTGATGTGGGAGACACTATTGAAATTGAAATAAAAGGTAACAATTTAATTCTCAAACCGGTAAAATTCAGTAAAAAACCTAAAATCAATATTTATGATCTTTTTGAAAAAGACAAAGATTACCAAACTGAAGAATATGACTGGCAAAAACCGCAAGGAAAAGAAGTATGGTAA